gccaatcagagcagagctcattaatattcatgaagcttccaaatcaGGCAATAAcggagcatttcattctagggacaaatcctagggttgtaaatggacctgtaaaaccattttctggagattttttgccctttcctatgccatatgcACAATTgaaaaatattctctcaatgcattctatggcacctttaattatttacacatttacaaaCTAAAAGAAAGCTCATTGCTTCTTGATCTCAAGTGCTCTTAGTTTTCTGTGCCGAAAACTGACCTGAGGAAGATGAAGATGGCCTGTCTGTATGACACGCCATCCAGGTTATTGTAGAAGTCCAGGTAAGGTTTAATACTGTCGATCAGCCCGGGATGCATTTTATCCATTTCATCAAAGATGAACATTGAACGCGGGCAGATGGAAACATTCCCTCGTATCCACTCCTGCAACTGTGTCTAAACGCATGCAAACATACAGATATGACAGTGaaagaaaaagactgatatatgaatatattgaatactattgtaattgttagaatgttCATGGATGAGTCTTCTCTGCTTTGTCAAAATCGTTTAGACCAAGTCGTAGGGACTTGAAACTTAGAGGGacggtagtactcacaccaccgacaatgtcaccaaggctcgccccaatcggcctgatggggaTGCTACAGCGAGCAAAAGTACGTAATCATTCCTCATAACTCCTAATACGTCTTATGTCGCTGTAATCCTTGGCTCATGGTGGACAAAACAAATGCCTCAGATTTTTGGGTATTTTAGATtcttgcaaaacctacttttgcaaactagttctaggtttttcaCCTGAACTCAACcaaagcagtgcagaaagattctctagagagcaaatattaataattatcacaAAAAGGGGTGAAGGGGCGCCAAAACATTTGAATAGTGCAGGGCcatttttagtaaaatgcctatagctcctgaacggaatgagatatcttcgccaaactcagaacacttgtgtaagagctcaatctgaggtcgcagTACAAAAATTGTGGAGCTTGGCCTCTTGGTGGCGTTATACGTGGGAAAAAACATGGCTATACCCAtccaaccatttgtcctatcaacatggaAATCTGTGCGCACGGTCTTGGTACAAAGCGTCGCAGGTGTCTataaggataaaaaaaaaaaacatgggcaccattggccgatgaagtttgcACACCTATTAGATATGGTTGACAGAAGCAGATTGGaatgaaacttggtgggcctgtttgactcattgCCTCaagatctgtgagaaatttgaaagaaatcggccactgggggagGCAATATCACTTTTTTTAAAGGGGGTAAACGATTGTGCATTGCAGTTTTTCACACATGCACGCGATatcagaactcctcattccggacaactttgcctctagaaccactgctatcaatcaaattgtttgttgaacgattgagaagatgtaaaaaaatctacttttgcaaactagtcctaggttttttagcTCACTGCAGCACTATTcttctggactctctaggtcaataattatccaaaaaatgttgaaatttaccctttgggaagctacaaCGGGGTCGTTTAGGAAAGGGGCATGCCCGAATTTACCAAAAATCCTATATAGCCTAAAGGAAAACTAAAAACTTTATATGGtgaattacctgtatttgcaaaagAAAAAGgattgctacataatgtcttttttcatatgtgcttaaatactggtaatcactgcttgcagctatattaaaacataatcttATTAATTTTGGTGGAACAAAATACGTGTCATTTTCATGTATTTGCATATTGTCCATATACTGTATAAACACATTACCTTGTATTTGTTAATGTGGGCCTTATGAGGAAAGTGTGCTGTCGCTGTAAACTGATGAACAAAGCTGCTCATCATTcctttctggtaaatattttctGCTATAAGCTGGCTTGCGAAGTTCTTCCCAGTCCCGGTCCAGCCGTGGAGGGACAGAACCAGTGGTTTCttgggttttttgttgtttatgAAGCCTGTGATGGCTTTCAAAATGACCTTAGCAGCAATGTGCTGCCCGAAAAGCTTTTTTTTGAGGTCATACTTCAGTCCTATGGATGAGAGGACAGATTTACAGCAACTATGTGTACTGTAGTAGGCTACATTCCAGCAACATCCAAACTGTCATGCCAAGATAcatctagtttcaacattatttgttcttcagacattcctctttaaaataaataaatttaaaaaaaaaaacatttttttcacaaaCTGTCCCACATTTGGTTCATGACCACTGCAAATGTGTACATTTGAACAATTTACCCCTaaagccatattgaaattccaatatctctaaAACCGAATCATATAGGACCTTAAACATAAAGATGCAAAAAGGAAAggttgttaagacccaatatctaaaagggaaTTAAGatctttaatactttttgagttacagacatgcaaactttggagaaaaacttgaaaagtttgTTTCCCCATTTCAAAAATAGGCCctttacaaaatagtggattactcaagAAATATTCATCcacaacatttaatattttgtctttcaTTACTATATATGTTTATCTTTCTCCAGAAAACAATATcagcaaaatctaaaatttgatccggggatttttttttttttttaaattggttgatttgacacggaattaCACATTAGTATTTAGTCAGTAAattgtataaaatgtatttattatataatcTGTAAAGTAAATTTcctcatttatatatttaaatttcgtTTATTAATACTGCAGGTTTCGCATATCACAGAACTGTAGTCTTATCAAATCTACTTTCACTTTCTCTTTTACCCGTTTTATTAAAGTTGATCCAGTTTCCATTACAGACTTCTTTATTCCAATAGAAATGCCAGTATGTCGCACCCAGAGCTGCAACTCCTGCACCCACAAGTAATATGGTGACTTGAGGGGGTATCCGGGCTGTCATTTTACTAAATAAATCATCGACACAAAAAACAGGCTTGAACTCAGCCTTCCTAGTAGTATGATCTTCCTGATCGGTCCGTGTAGCCTACGTTTTGATCATTTGTTTTTCACTTTGAAATTAAATGAGCAGAAATCAGAAACGggtagaaaacggataaacgacttcaaaaATAGTTTTCCACATGTGGACAGTCACAAGACGTTCCTTTCCGCCGTTTGATGGACAGCACCTGGACCGGTGACGTCATcagttgtttaaaataatttacagcttgtgtcgcgttaaaaaatacaaaataaaaaaaaaacttgtgtccCGTTGAGGAATTTTGGTATGATATTGGTGTTTTTGTTAAAttgaatattttgttttttttaaatgagaaatATTATATTTGGATATTTTTACTGCACACAAAAGAAAATGcttgttttattataaatttaattattttcttaagCAAATTTTATATTCACGAATGTAAATTCTCAAATTCTAAACCTGTCTTTGTGGTCATTTTAAGAGATATGGAAAactatattaattttatttcaatatcTGAAAAATAAGAAAGCTATGAAAACTGTTAAAACTTGTTCTGCACTTAAAGTTTTTGTGTAAGGAATTTTATGTACAATGGccctttttttgctttgtttattttatttattttgtattattattattattattattatatatagtttGAATGTTTGTTATCTTTCAAGTATGTTCTTGTTCTTGTTCTTGTTTTTGGCAttactaaaaaaaagtaaaaaaataaaaaataaataaacaaaacaaataaattagttattcaaaaaaaaaagattgtttcgcGTTATTTCTTGTTCCTTTTAACTAATTAGTTAAGTTAATTTTTTGTATACTAGAAATATACGCAAATTAgcgcatttttgattaaataatgcatcacttgcatatttaaacctaacattttagaaaaattgtAATACAAACTTACCCAGTTGTAGAAAACCTAATTAAAGAAATTTGAAATAATCAACCTGTTATAACATCTTTAAAAAAgtcaagtactgctcactgcagagccaaatggtaCTTATTCTGGGAAAATAATCTAAATTGGATCGATAATCTGCGTGAGTTGTAATTACTATCTATGTACTCTAGATGGCTGCAATGTCTACATTTTCTTTTATGAACGGTTTCCGTTgcacttttataaaaaaaaaattttttttggagCTATAGGCTATAATAACACAATGTAATTAACAATTAATTAATCAATAagtaggctaataataataaaaaataacaacagcCGTAACAATAAAAGGGAACAAAtgacaaataaatatattaagaTGTAATTAGATGtaataaagtataaaacaatAAAAGAGTCAATAAAACAATCATAAACAACACTTAGGAACACATTTTAATGATTCGAATTTAGTCAGAGTTTTAAGACGGGCGGCTGACGCATGACGTCATTTCCGGTTCTGCCATTTTGCGGTTGCGGATCAGTCTTGAGCTGCTGGTGCGATATCTTACCGAATACCGACAATATAGTCTTAATATTAAAGCCCAGTTAAACCGGTAAGATGTCAGATTTTGACAGCAACCCCTTCGCGGACCCGGACTTCAGCAACCCGTTTCAGGTACTGTCATATCACTGCTGTTTTTATCATAGTGATTCGGCGTAAcgctttttgtgtgtttttacagATAAAGTCAATACCTTTTCTAGTCATTTCGATCTCATCATATAACATAAACTAATGTAATACTTAATTATCATCCTAATACCTGAAGTGAAATAGACAGAGCCTTTTTAAACTGATCAGGTGtgtgtaaatatgtcaatattgggttttggttttgtttgttagcttttattattattatgattgcGTTTCTGATATGGATTATGCGTGCTATTGTAAGTTTAATCAGTCTAGTGAACTATAAATTACATTTGATCACATCAACATATTCTCTGTAAtactttaattatatttattaagaCGAAGGAGGCTTTAATTTTTGTCATTGGGCTTTATTCAACATGTTTTGggctttatattatatttttagtgtGTGTTATCTAGTGAATTATCTGCTGTTATTGAAGCTGTCAGTGTGTGAAAAGAATATGATCCCTTTACAGTCTGTGTGCAGGTTTACACAGGGTTGAATGATGACGTTTAGGGCCAGTAAAGActgatgtgtttgtgtttgagctgtgatggatggatggatggatggatagatgtagGCCGCCCTGTTTTGATCAGTGATAtgactgtgtgtgtttgtggctcTGGTCAGCTGAGGGAATTAGATCCCTGACagcctgttttattttttattttgtgcagcCAAACCTGGAAGCATTTGTCCTCTGTGCACCTTAATGCACCAAAGCTGATGATTTGTTGAAGTAACACTGTTTTGTAAATAACTTCATCCGATAAAGCCTAGTGTGTCATATGTGTTACCAACATGATCAAAACTTCGATCAAAGCTAAAAAACCTGTTGCACCCAATCTAGCACACACAATCTAGCAAGGAAAATGCCTTTTAGTCTACTTATACAAACGCTTTGAattctaatgatttttaaaaagcaGATATAAGAATAACTttgatattgttagtaatatttcaCGACGAACACTTACTGCACTGAAGAAGCTTAGGTTATCATTTTTCGATAAATCATGTTGTAATGTAAGCATCGAATATGATCATCAGGCTTTAGAAGAACATTTATTTCAATCATCACtctattgcattgcattgcattatatgttgtGATCAttaaactaagcatttaaatatcatcttaGTAAGACATATTATTGGGAGGTACAGAGCAACAActgatatttatatgcattttatgtaCGTATCTGCTGTGCTGTTATAAAGATCacattgatttacattacaacCATCAGAATTCATCACTTTTTGGCCATAGaaatatcagcatctgcaccAAATTGCACATTTTTTCTCAGTTTGGGCCTTTGAAAAAAAACAGGTGTTTTTTCCTTAATGTTCTCAATATATCATACTAAATGAGCCATAAAATCCAGATGTATCAAATATTATTCTTAACATACCAGTCAAAACAGTAAGATCTTTAACGTTTTTAacgaaatctcttctgctcaccaagccggcatttatttgatccaaagtacagcaaaaacagtaatattgtgaaatatttgtactatttcaaataactgttttctatttgaatatattttaaaatgtaatttattcctgtgatttcaaagctgaatttttagcattattacgccagtcttcagtgtcacatgatcaatcAAAAAccattcaaatattctgattttctgctcaaaaacattcataattattatattattatgttgaaaacagcttaggatttttttcaggtttctttgatgaatagaaagttcagaagaccagcatttatctgaaatagacattataaatgtctttatcatcactgttaaacaatttaaagcacccttgctaaataaaagtattcatttctatcatttatttccccaaaacaaacaaataaaataaataaacgtgTATACTGACTgctttttaatggtatagtgtatactgttacaaaagcttgCACTTAATTGtttataatattgataataataataataataaaaaaactgaacagcagatcagcatattagtatgatttctaaaggatcatgtgacactgaagactcaagtaatgatgctgaaaatgtagctttgatcccaggaataaattacattttagaatatagaaatagaaaccagttatttttaatagtaaaaatatttcacaatattgcagctTTTGCACAATAATACAGGCTTTCTGAGCAGAAGAAAATTCTTTCCTATGTCAGGCTTCACAGGTTAATACACAATGGCCGTCTGCCTGGTGTTCCCCCTCCTTTGTTTTCCTCTCTCTTGTAGTCTCTGGGGAGAGTCTGTATATTTGACATTACAGGTGTTGTAGACTCACAGGTGGGATCGGATCCATCTTGGAGGAGCAGCGGGACAAATGCAAATTCTTGCACAGCAGATTGTGGCCTTTGTTCGGCCAGATAAGACATGATCATTTAGACCTCTTAGAGAAAGAAGAACCTTTGCTTTTCCTCTTTTTCAATATCAAACCACCCACGTTTGCACACGCACACATTGTTATAATCATCAGCAGCAGcagttttctttctcagaagtgttTCTATTAAAGCATACCTCTTAAGCCGTCATTAAACTCAGTTGGTCAGACTGGTATTTCGTTAAGTGATCGGCAGTAATGGTATGCGGTCCGTCATGGTGTTGCCGTGGAAACTCAACACTGTAGCCGACCGACTGTAGCGGCACGTCTCAATAATTAATGCGGCCTCCTGATTGCATTGTGTTTCTGACTCAAGTCCGTCTTGAGCTTTTACATTCTTATTGTCTTGATTACTTTGGTTTGGCTTCCAGACCTCAAAATAAACCAGATCTCAGCAAATATCTGACATTCCTGGGGTTTGGTGTTTTCTTCATCTTAGCCGATCAGCGGCAGACAATGGCATATCGCTTGAATCTCGTCATGTTTATGCCGCTATTATGATGCTAGATGTTTGTGGAATTggtttataatgtttaaaaagaCAAATGTTTGCTTTGTTACAGCCTTTACTTATTGACTGACCATTATATGAACTTTATGAACTTGATGTGAAGGTGTATTTGCTAACTCACAAGAGCTTTAAATTAGAATTATCTAGATTTTAGAGCTGCAATAATTCATTATAAATCTTTCATTTGCATATCAGGGACTGTGTAGTTGAGCTGCAGAAcaattagtcgcgattaatccattaaaaataaaagttcatgtttgcatactatatgtgtgtactgtgtatatgtattatgtaaatgcacacatatatgaccctggaccacaaaaacagtagcattagcaatagccaaaaatacattgtatgggtcaaaaagatATATTTCTagtaagccaaaaatcattaggatattaagtaaggatcatgttccatgaagatattttgtaaatttcctactgtaaatatatggaAGAAGCTGTAAGTGGTTCGCACTCTGAAAAAACTAAAAGTCTTTAACAAAAAGATTCAAGTGTTTTAATGAAGCTCCATTAAAACACTTGATTCTTTTTGTTAAAGACTTTGTTTAGTTTTTTCAGAGTGCGAACCACTTACAGCTTCTTCCATACTTTATTGATTTTTACGCACCTGGACTTACAAATAGCCTTCGTCTGAACGCAACAATATTTCcttgcctactgtaaatatatcaaaacttacttaattagtaatatgcattgctaataacttcatttggaaaactttgaaggcgaatttctcaaaatttagatttttttgctctctcagattccagattttcaaatagtcttatcttggccaaatattgtcccattctaacaaaccatacattcatGCAAAGCTTAttaattatgactggttttgtggtccagggtcacataaatgtacatatttaaaaatatatatatttgtatgtattgtattgtgtatgtatttgtatgtgaACACTTATTTATATAGATCTAACAGATTTTTCCTTAATATacgtgtatatgtgtgtatttatagatATAATACATGTACACAGGACacacataaacatttattttgaaatgaTTAATTGTGACTAACCGTTTTGAAGTTCTACTGTATagatttaattatttcgtttttttaTAATACTTGGCATGAAATTAAAATTCAGTCTTGTATGTTTTTGATCTTattgtgttttttgtgtgtttttttagtCATCAAAATATCATGAAAACATAAGCAAATAACATAACTCAATATTTTGGTGAATCGACACTTGAATCAATTTGACATTTGAatactcaacttttttttttttgaaaatatttacatgtatatatttatacaggtattcatataatttatattatatgtatatgtgaccctggaccacaaaaccagtcataaggttcaattttacaaaactgagatgtatacatcatatgaaagctcaataaataagctttctattgatgtatggtttgttaggataggacaatatttggccgagatacatctatttgaaaatctggaatctgagggtgcaaaaaaatctaaatactgagaaaatcacctttaaagttgtccaaattaagttcttaacaatgcatattactaatcaaaaattacattttgatatatttatagtaggaattttacaaaaaatcttcatggaacatctttacttaatttcctaatgatttttggcataaaagaaaaatcaataattttgacccat
The genomic region above belongs to Garra rufa chromosome 19, GarRuf1.0, whole genome shotgun sequence and contains:
- the LOC141292643 gene encoding torsin-1A-like → MTARIPPQVTILLVGAGVAALGATYWHFYWNKEVCNGNWINFNKTGLKYDLKKKLFGQHIAAKVILKAITGFINNKKPKKPLVLSLHGWTGTGKNFASQLIAENIYQKGMMSSFVHQFTATAHFPHKAHINKYKTQLQEWIRGNVSICPRSMFIFDEMDKMHPGLIDSIKPYLDFYNNLDGVSYRQAIFIFLSNAGGESIVQVALDFWKLGKERFQIQLKDLEMALSLSVFNNKNSGLWHTSLIDKNLVDFFVPFLPLEYKHVIQCGMTEMARKRHVPNKKVVIRMANDLNYFPKLERVFSMQGCKIISSRLDFYV